GCGATTCCCTTCTCACTTCAGCTCCGATTTAAAGGACCTGCTTCGGAATCTGCTCCAAGTGGACCTCACCAAGCGCTATGGGAACCTCAAAAATGGTGTCAATGACATCAAGAACCACAAATGGTTCACCACTACTGACTGGATCGCCATCTATCAGAGGAAGGTGGGGTTACTCAGCCAGGTCTGGCAAGAGGCTGAAGGTTTGGGGGGAAGGGTGAGGAGGGGGATGATATCTGAGAATATGACTTCAGTCCTGGCTCTGTCATTCACTTTTAGAGCTACTTCTGCACCTGTTACCCCCTTTGTAAAGTGAATTTCAGTTAGATGATTGCTTTATTTCCTCCTATCCCCATACTCTATTCTGTGCCCTGGGAAGATACAGGCATCTTGCTCTGCCCTCAGGATCTTTTTAGACCATGGGAAGAGAACAGATATAGTCCCTGATTTTTTGCAGGTGATGCTATTTCCATGCCCTAGAGTGCCAGAAAGAGAATTAAGCTTCCAACCCCGAGGCCTTCTGGCCACGCTGTACCAGTGATGCTCTAGGTCATTGACTGGATCACTTCCCTCTCAGGGCTTCAGTTTCTTAATGAAATGGTAGTAGAGGGTGGCCTAGGGGCCCTTCACCTCTTAAGATTCTCACTTCTTGACAGGTGGAAGCCCCCTTTATACCAAAGTGCAAAGGCCCAGGTGACACAAGTAATTTTGATGATTATGAGGAAGAAGAGCTCCGGATCTCCATCACCGAGAAGTGCGCTAAGGAATTTGCCGACTTCTAATGGTGTCCCTGGGTCCTGGTGGTTTTCTttttggggtggggggtgggaggggtgGATTGATCAGCCTGAGGGCCCCAGAGTTCCTGGCATATTAATTTTTCCCTAGGGAGATCAGAAAGTAGAGATGTTTgcagggtggggagagggagattcAAATATCAGATggcccccccctccccttcccatccATCCCTAACCCTCACTACTTTTCCCTcactgtctcactctggctggtAGACCCCATGACTGGGTTCCCTCTGCTCTTTGCCTAACTTCATGCAAGTTTTAGATCAGTTTTCCAGCCCAAACAAACCTGAACCTTCTCCCTCTTAAAACCACCAGAAATGCAGTTTCTTTCCAGCCCAGCCCTCTATCTAGAGTGGGATCCTTGTACCTAGAGGGCCTTGTTTTTGTAGCTCCTTATTGATCCCCCTGGTGCTGGGAAGTGGGACAGGGGAACCAGGGGATCCCAAGTTGGAAAACCTCCAATTCCCAAAACTCTCCCTAGAACTTCAGAACCTTATCTAGGAGTTAAAAGGACAGACAACCCAGTTCCCCACAAGGAGAGACCCTGCCTGGGAAGATGTTttagcaaaatgtttgtggctcccttatatttaaaaaaaaaatttaaatactatttAAGTTATATTTGCCGCCTCTCCTAATCTCTTCTCACTTTCCTTGGCTGTCCCCAGTACATTTTAATATGGCTGGATCTGCCTAGGTCAAAGGCTTTGGAGCTTTTAACCTCTGGGATCTTAGCTGATGGTTTTGAGCTGGGTCTGTGACTTGGGGATGGGGATGTTTGTTGCTGATCTCAACCAGGGAGTTATGGGAACAATTGTGAGATGGCCTTGAGAGGGGTATCCTGCCAAGTTTGAAAGAGCCCTGAGCTCTTTCAGCACCAcaaccccccccccactcccagtGATCTCTCTTCCTCATGATCAGCTCTCTTAACCCCCATATCTTTCCTACTCCTCAGATCACTTGGGATATTAGGGCaccagaaaaaaaaccaaacaatattTCCTAACCTACCCAGGCACCCTTGCTTGTGATCCCTGCCAAAAAGACCTCCCAGATACTCCTGGGGACACACCTCCTTCATTTTAGCCATTCTTATCTATAGATTTTTAATGCTCAGCCACTAACTTCCCATTTTGTCTGGGAATGTCACTCCCTAAAAGCAATTTGAAGGATATAGCCCACCTTGGGTGGAGAAAAATGGGGGGACTgggagaaagaaaacaggaagtgCCACAGCTTCAAGGTAGAGAGCTTCCTTTTGCCATGGGAATGCCAATTTTTATTCACCCAATAGCCTCTCCACCATCCCACATCCTTAGAAGCACCCTCCATCTGGCTTGTCTGACAGCTACCCGTCACTCCTTCCACTGACCCCTTGCCTAGGCATCTGAATTATCATAATTTCCCCCCTCTCTAGAAAGTAGCTCAGTGGAGAGCAGACCACTTCTCTctatcccctttctcttttttgtccctCTCTCAACTTTTCCCCCATCCCTGAAGGAGTTCATAGGCCTAAGGTAGGGAGGGGGGGATAGCTGGGAGTTTAAACCTGTGTGATTCGAAGAAATTTGTTTCACGGAAATGACTTCCTCTTTAACGGTGTGCTTTGTTGTAAACATATTTGAAAACTATTACCAAtaaagttttgtttaaaaaaaaaaaaaaccctgtctTTCCTGACCCTTTCCCCACTTGCATATCCTCTGACATCCCAGAAAACAAGTTGAAGGAAAAACTGCCTTGGACTTTAAAGTCCAGGTGAGGACCTGGACTAGCCCTGTCTGGCTTTCGAGCTTTCCTCAGGCTAGGGCCTTTCTGCTGTAAGGTGGTTTTGCCTGAAATATATGCTGCTTTGAGCTGAGAACTAAAGGCcctgagaggggagggggagagaagagaatgacCTTTAAAACCTGCTCCCCGTGTGGTTTCTCCCCCCAGTGGAGGAAGCAAGTCTAAACCTCACGAAGTAGCCTGTTAAGGCTTAGACTTTTAAGATCTCGAGATGGCAGGGACTTAAAGAGCTTCTGTAATCGAACCCCCTCATTTGGCCGGGCCAGCAAACGAGGTGTCTGGAGTAGAAGCGACTTGCCGAGGTCTCCCAGTGAGGGGCAGAGCTGGAAATTCACTCACGTTCAAGTCCTGATTCGGTGTTTTTTCTATGACAAGATGCCCCTTCTTACAAACCTCCCTTTTATAAGGGGGAAAACGGGGAGGGGGAAGAGTGAAGAAAACAGCCCCCCAAAGGTGATATGTCAAAGGGCACACACCCAGCTCGTACGTGGCAGTGCGGGGACGCGAACCCAAGGGGTCCCCCAGAGTGCACGTCCTGAGCTCTAAGCGCTACGCCACGCCGCCGCCTCCTTCGCTCCGCGATCCACGGTGCGGCTGTCGGAGAGGCGGCTCCAGCGCCGCCGGGGGAGCGAGGCCAAGGCAGACTGGGCGGGGAAAGGAGGCTGAATCCTCCTTCCCTCGGTGTCCGGAGTTGGGGGCACCGGCTGGCGCCGGGCATAGGGACAGGCGGAGGAGAGGTACGGGCGTCGCGGCCCCCGATTTCTCAGCGCAGCCCAAGCGGTGCGGCGGAGAAAGCGGGACGCCTGGCTCCGTCAGTCCCCGAGTTGGTGGTAAGTGCGGTCCAGAGCCAGGAGCGCTGGGCGGCAatggcgggggggaggggggacggACAGGGAGGGGGGgacagaaagggggagggggctgggcgGCGGGGACGTCTGGGTTCCGCGCCCAATGGCTGGAGGGAGAGTGCCACCGCCCAGCCCgcccactcccctccccctccccctgcgcgctccctctccttctctccctctctctctctttctccttctctctctttttctccctctctccacccccacccccccatccccacctccGCCCCGGCGCCAACTCCGCGGCGCCTCCTTAAAAAGCGCGCGGGAGTTGTAAAGGGCtaggggggtggggggggcggGTTGAGGCTAGGGAGAGACTGAGCGAGAGAGGCGCCGGAGAGGGGGGGGGGTAAGAGTCGCGCGCGCTAAGCGGGGCCCCGGCTCCACCTTAAAAGCGAGCGCGtaggggtgggtgggtggatagCTGAGAAGGGGGGCCGGAGTGTCCCGGCCGCGGGGCGGGCGGCGCGTGCGGCGGCGGCTGTGGCGGTGGCGGCGGGGAGGGGCTCGGCTCGCgcttccccctcctcccatccTCGGGACCCGCGCGCGCCCAGGAGGAGCGGGGTTtttgtgtgagtgtgcgtgtgtctctgtctgtgcattttttcttttctttcttttctttctttttttttttttctttttgcaaagaaACAGCAGCGCCTCCGCCGCTCCACCGAGGCGCTGCGCCCCccggggggaggggaaagagcagcggcggcagcggcagcggcggcggcggcggcggcggcggcagcggcggcggcagcagcaggaggaggagaaggaggcgGGCGGCTGAGCGAGAGAGGGAGGGGAGTCGGGGGttgagaggggaggggagagcggAGGGAAGGGGGGGGCGCCGCGCTGGGAGGGAGGCGGCGCGCACGGTGCAGCCGGGCCGGGCGGGAGGCATGGCGGGGCCCCCGGCCCTGCCCCCGCCGGACACGGCGGCGGCGGCCGCCGCCTCGTCGTCCCGCCTCGTCCCCCCGCTACCAGGAGTGGATCCTGGACCACCATCGACTCGCTGCGCTCGCGCAAGGCGCGGCCGGACCCTGGAGCGCATCTGCCGGATGGTGAGGCGGCGGCGGCACGGGCCGGAGCCGGAGCGCACGCGCGCCGAGCTGGAGAAGCTGATCCAGCAGCGCGCCGTGCTTCGGGTCAGCTACAAGGGGAGCATCTCGTACCGCAACGCGGCGCGCGTGCAGCCGCCGCGTCGGGGCGCCACCCCGCCCGTTCCTCCGCGCGGCCCCCGGGGGTCTGCCGCGGCCGCCgcgccgcccccgcccccgcccgctCCGCCTGCGCCCGTCGCCTCCCCGCCCCGAGCGCCCCGGGCAGCTGCGGCCACAGCGCCCCCCTCTCCCGGCGCCCCGGCCCCGTCGCCGCCCCCCAGAGCGCAGCGGGCCGCGCCCCTGCCCCCGCCACCGCCTCCGGCCGGGGCGCCCTCGCCCGGCCCGCGCCGTGCCCCCCCGCCCGCCGGGGCCGCCGCCCGGGAGCCGGCGCCGCCGTCGCCGCTGCCTCTGCCGCTGCCGCCGGAGGGGGGCGCGTCTCGGAGCGGACCAGCCCGGCCCGTGAGCCTGCGGGAAGTGGTGCGCTACCTCGGGGGCAGTGGCGGCGGCGGAGGCCGGCTGACTCGCGGGCGCGTGCAGGGGCTGCTACTAGAGGAGGAAGCGGCGGCTGCCCGAGGCCGTCTAGAGCGCACCCGTATCGCCAGTCTTGCTCTGCCCCGCAACGATCGTTCCGGAAGGGCGCCTCCTGCCACTAGCTCCCGAGCAGCCCGAACCAAGGTAAGACTAGGACTGGGAATGAAAGTCCTGCACTGGGAGGGGAAGACCGGGTGATCAAGGCTGAAAGCAAGACTGGAGGAGAGTACACCGGGGAGGAGGGATAGGGAGAGCGCAAAGGATGGATGAGATCAGTCCCGGTGGAGAGTGCAAGGGTGTTTTTATGAGAACTAGAGCTCCATGAGCTTAGAATCTCTAAGCTCCTCCTCAGCCAAGGGTAGAAGGGAAGAGATTTGGGCTAAGTACCCAGAAAGGCCTGGTCATGGGGTCAGTAAGTGGCCCCCCCCTCTCCTCAGAAATAGACCAGACAGTCTGGTTTGGGACCTAGAAAAGGGTGTCATGTTAGGATTCCCAGGAGTTAATTCCCTGGAACATGTTAAAGACTCCCAAGAGCAGAAGTCAACTTTGGACCCAGAAATCTGGACAGCCCCCATGTTTCAAGTCTTAACAGATAGAATGAGGACATCTAGGGAATATATAGATCAGAAAAGATTGTGGAAAACATTCCAAACTCTTCATTCCTCACAGAAGTCTGGGGAAGAGTCcctgagggaggaggaagaagaagaggatgaaGAAGAGGTGTCTGCTTTGTCAGAGGGTTCTGAGGTGCCTGAGGGAGAGGGTGCCCACGGTGGGCAAAACCAGTACAATGGAGAGACTGGCCAGCGGGAAAGTGGGAAAGAGAGGCCCAGGG
This sequence is a window from Sminthopsis crassicaudata isolate SCR6 chromosome 1, ASM4859323v1, whole genome shotgun sequence. Protein-coding genes within it:
- the SAMD1 gene encoding LOW QUALITY PROTEIN: sterile alpha motif domain-containing protein 1 (The sequence of the model RefSeq protein was modified relative to this genomic sequence to represent the inferred CDS: deleted 3 bases in 3 codons), yielding MAGPPALPPPDTAAAAAASSSASSPRYQEWILDTIDSLRSRKARPDLERICRMVRRRRHGPEPERTRAELEKLIQQRAVLRVSYKGSISYRNAARVQPPRRGATPPVPPRGPRGSAAAAAPPPPPPAPPAPVASPPRAPRAAAATAPPSPGAPAPSPPPRAQRAAPLPPPPPPAGAPSPGPRRAPPPAGAAAREPAPPSPLPLPLPPEGGASRSGPARPVSLREVVRYLGGSGGGGGRLTRGRVQGLLLEEEAAAARGRLERTRIASLALPRNDRSGRAPPATSSRAARTKKSGEESLREEEEEEDEEEVSALSEGSEVPEGEGAHGGQNQYNGETGQRESGKERPREWSSSIAPGRQDESHRSALADGTREAFPMGVVKMEGGSASAATGPDSPSPVPLPPGKPALPSADGTPFGCSSGRKEKPSDPVEWTVMDVVEYFTEAGFPEQASAFQEQEIDGKSLLLMQRTDVLTGLSIRLGPALKIYEHHIKVLQQGHFEDDDPDGFLG